The window ACACCACTATTGGTGCTGCTCTTTCACTCTCTCCCAAAACCCAACCCAGATCGGTCTTCCCCTAACCTAAACCCGTTTCGGAATTTTGGATTCATATTTGATTTTGATTCGAGAGAAGGAGAGGTGAAAATCAAGCAATGCTCTCATTCCTGCTATACGCCGTCGTTTCGGTCCTCTTCAATCAACGTCTCGTTGGTATTCGCTTCTTCCAGATCCACGCATTGGCGCCGCTTCTTCTAGCGACTTGGTTGAGGGGTGAGAGGTGAGAGGTGAGAGGAGGAGAAGAACAAATCCTCTGCACTTTAATAAGAATTGGGATGAAATGGGGGATTATATTAGAACTGTGGGATTTGTTCATTAAAAATCTAACGGCTCGGATTGGTTCGTCCATTTTTGTCTCTCAAATTCTATCCCGTAGGTGAGCAGCCCTTTACAAATACAATATGTCCTACTGGCTTGTTTTTTTCAACTAAAACATTAGAGTGTACCTGACTATTCTTATTAGAAATTTATAATTGGACTAATTTGACACATAAACTCTTTAGAACACAGAATACAGCATGTTGTTTCTTAATTTTTCACTAGAATTCGATTGTGTCCACTCTAATCAGCCGTTTATTATGTACCCACCATAAAAACAAAGCTCTACTCCTCTTACTTAAGTAAATAGATTTCCTCCTACTAGAACTTAACCTTTTGATTGGGTGTCCGCATGATGCACTAATATTTTCTTGTTTCAGTTTACTCCAATATCTACATTGGGTAAGATTTCTATTATGATCTTTACAATTTCTGAGAACTTTTACAATGTGTATATAAACGCTACAATATTGTAGAGAACATATTTCAACTGCAAAATCATGAAATTTACTAGTCGGAACAAAATGTATATAACATGTTATATCATCACGCTAAATATCAATTGAAACTTTCTCAGCTTTGACGCTACTGCACACAAGCTCCCAAAAGCAATGTCCACCACCTCCACCACTGAAGCCACCGCAACGGCCTCCGCATCCGAATCGGAGCTAATCCCCTCCCTCCCATACGACGTCGCTTCAAACTGCCTAGCTCGAATCCCACGCCACTACCACCCAACCCTCTCAGTCCTATCCAAACCCATCCGCTCTCTCCTCTCTTCCCCTTTCTTCTTCACCACCCGCTCCCTCCTCAACTCCGCCCAACACCTCCTCTACCTCTCCCTCCGCTCCTCGGACCACTGCTCCACCTGGTTCGCCCTCTACCAAAACCCCAACCCCCAAAGCGACGCCGCTCGCCTCCTCGTCCCGATCCCTCCCGTCCCTATCCCCTCGGTCGGCGCCGCCTACGCCGTCGTCGGTTCTTCAATCTACGTCCTCGGCGGGTCCGTCAACGACGCGCCGTCCAATAATGTATGGATCCTCGACTGCCGCTTCAACACGTGGCGCGCCGGGCCGCCGATGCGGGTGTCGCGTGAGTTCGCCGCGGCCGGGGTTGTGGACGGGAGAGTGTACGTGATCGGCGGTTGCGTGACTGACTCGTGGACCAGGTCGGAGTATTGGGCCGAGGCTCTGGATCCGGGTACGGGTCGGTGGGAGGCGGTGGCGAGTCCGGTGGAGGTTCGGGGGAAGTGGATGCACGCGAGTGCGGTGATCGGCGGGAGGGTTTATGCGCTGGCGGACCGGGGCGGGGTGGTTTACGACCCGAAAACCCGGGTTTGGGAGGGAGTGGAGAAGAGGATGGATATGGGCTGGAGAGGGAGGGCTTGTGTTGTGCATGGGATGTTGTATTGTTATGATTATTTGGGGAAGATTAGAGGTTTCGATGCGAAGAATCGAGTGTGGAAGGAGCTTAAAGGAGTGGAGAAGAAGCTGCCGAAGTTCTTGTGCGGCGCAACTATGGCGAATATGGGGGAGAATTTGGTGGTTTTGTGGGAGACAAAGGCGAATGGGAAGGAGATGGAGATTTGGTGTGCTGAGATTGAGGTGAAGGAGAATGGGGATGGGGAGTTGTGGGGGAGAATCGATTGGTCACAGAAGCTTCTTTCGGTTCCTAAGCACTCCAACATTGTGCAATGCTCTGCGGTTGATGTTTGATTGCGATGTAAGGTGTACTAGACTTTCTTCAAGCTTTGGTATTTAAAATCTTTTATGCTAAATAAATGATTGATTGTTGCTCAGTTAGTGGTGTGGAGGATAATGCTATATTTTTTGGAGATGGTTTTTAATTGGAACTGAGCGTATGAATTCCAAATTATCCATGTTCAATCAAGTTTCATGATTCTTTGCATTTAAATAGAAGCAATTTCGATTTTTGTTGCATGCTTTCTTTAGAACTTTGACTGAGGCAAGTCTGTTTAGGGTTTAGGATCAGATATGTGTTCCTACTACTCCATAGTTATGCTTGGCTATCTACGAATGTTAGAGTGCGTTTGTCTGCATGTCATTCAATATGTAGCTCAATGATATAGTGGAGATTATTTTCAGCAGTTACTAGCCTGTTCATGCTAGATTTTACGAGTTAAACATACGTGACTTGCAACACAAACTTTTGTCATATGCATGAACCCCAAGTTCAATATTTCTGGTATAATATATGATAGATCTCACAATCTTCCCAATTTCGATAATAGATGACAACCACCCCTTCCTCAGTTCCTCCCTTTCTTTTCTGGGCTTTGATGCAAGTTTTGTTGTGTTTTTCCTTCTACTAGCAGGAATACTCTGATTTTTAGTAACAGGTTATAACGCTGGTCTATTTCTCACAGGTACGGCACCAGAATGTGTACTTAAGCAAGGAGTGACATATGCGGTGGACTTCAAATCAAGTCACAAGCTGTTATATGTATAGGGGGACTACAGCAAATCGAAAAGCCCTGAAAGCATCTTTGACACTAGGTCGCATGCTCGACTCCATATAGTTAATGAAAATCATTGGGGTTAGATCTTTGTCATAATGATTGTGGTGCTTCCCATGCAAAGGATTATGATTTATACATAGCTGTAATGGAATAAATAAAATCTTTCTGTAAGAAAATAAATCAAATTCAGGGTTCTCTCCTGAACAAGTGTAATTAAAAGGTTTAAAATTGGTTATATTCCACTTACCTTCTTTTGTAGTGTAATTTGGAAGTGGTCCAATCGTCCAAACATGACATGGTTTCTATTTTCTTCATCTGAAACGTATGTGGATATGTAGGGTATATTTGATGAAACCGATCAAAGAGCACCACTTGCCCAGAAATGGAGTCCGCTTGTGTAATCCTTTTCGTCGCATCATTCCTCTTCCTTCAAATTTCTCCTATCAAATTACATCTTCCTCCCGACCTCCTTTCTTATCAGTCCGAAGCTCCCACTTAGACTCCAATGAATCACGCAAGGTGGATACCCCTACCATTACCACTACCAGTCTCAAAATTTTAATGAAGATTATCAGTTCTACTCCTTTTTGGGTATTTCTGAGTGTTCAATTTCTGGGTTTTAGTTCATAGATTGTGGAGAGTCGTAAAGATTTAAACTTTTGTCATTGTGCATTTCTGCTTCAATTTTTCATTCAAGTTTTCAGCCAGTAAAAGAGACTAATGGAGAAGAGATGTCTTATGCAAGTGTGTGGTTTACATTGCTTTTGGATGACTACTAATCCCTGACTATCCCAGTGGTGGATTTTCTTATGGTGGTGTGTGGTTTGAAAATTTGCAGCTGGTTTTGGAAGTGAAGGAGAAGCTTGAGAAAAACCATCGAAGTCTTCCAGTAGGCAAAAATGGAAGAGATGATGAAGACTTGATTCTCTGGTTTCTAAAGGACCGAAAATTTTCGGTACAAGAGTCGGTTGAAAAGTTGCACAAAGCAATTGTATCCTTTTACTCTCTGTTTTAGTAGTCACTTAGTGGTATAATGTAATTTAATGTTTGGTGTGTGATAAGGTCTCGGTTCATTAATATTTAGCTAGAATACACCTGATCAATGGTTAAGATTAGGATGTCAAATTGTTGACGAAGAGAATATGTTATGTGATTTGTTATAGGGAGATTTTAGCTAGCTGCATTACCTGTTGCTTTCAACAACTTGATTTTGTGTGTGATAATCTGCAATTTTCACTCAACTACTGTACATTTCAAACTGCTTCTAAGATATATTCCTTCAAAACGAGAGAAGGCTAAGGTATTATGTATTGGATTTTCAGTAGTTTCCTTAACCTGTAGTAGAAATGGCGTCAACAACTTGGAGTGTCTGAGTTGTCAGAAGATTCAGTGAAGAGCATTGCTGAAACTGGAAAAGCTTATTTGCATGACTTTCTGGATGTTAATGGTAGACCAGTTCTCATAGTGGATGCTGCTAAGCATTTTCCTGGTGTAAGTAATATTCTTTAGCTATGTCTATGTCCATATCATATTTCTGATCACTGATTACTCAATTTGGAGTGTATGCTTGACAATCTGCTTATGAATGAGTGACTGTTGGTCGACAATAGACTGGCTATTACCCCTATGAAAACTGGCACCAATTTTGCTATGGCTAGATCATAATTTGGATTGTAAAGTGGAAATTGTACAATGTGCCATAGTCGCATGATCGTGTGGAGAATGAGAAGCTCTGCGTATTTTTGATTGAGAAGGCATTGAGTGCCCTTCCTGAAGGGAGAGAAGAAATACTAGGAATCTTTGATCTCCGAGGCTTCAGACACAGAATTCTGATTTGAAGTTTATAACATTTTTGGTAAGGTTTACAACATTGCTTACTTTTGTTATTTCAATACTTGGTTGGGATTTGTGAACTTAGAACTATTTCTTTGCTTTTTGTTTTTTTGTTTTTGTTTTTGGCTCTTTTTTTTCTTTCCTGTCAAGACTACAGCTTCCATTAAGATTTTTGATGCCCTCTCAGAGTTGATTCTTGATCTGTTGCAGTTTGATGCATTTTACTATTATTACCCAAGGCGATTGGGCCAAGTCCTGTTTGTGGATGCTCCATTTATATTCAAGCCAATTTGGCAGCTTGCGAAGCCCTTGTTGAAATCATATGCTTCATTGGTATGTTACCTTTCTAGATGAATATTACGTGTTGTCTGGTTTGAAAATATGTTCTAGATGTATCACTGCATTCTGTTGTTGGACAACCGAAAACATTATACCTTTAGTAAATATTGTGTTTGGTGATGCAGATGGACAGAACATAGAACCTACGACAGAACTCATTTCTGCTTCTCTTCATCTGAAAATGTTTACCTGATCATGTCTGAGGATGCATTGACATATAAGCAGCAAGTTGCCTATCATTTTCACACACATAACAATAGTTCTCACTATCCTAGGTACACAGTTCAAGATCAATTACATAATTTTTAGGCTTTCTCTTGAATTTGGCCTGTCAATTATCCTGTGCAATGCATTGGTTCTCAAAATATTGGTATTGATGCTTTTCATGTGCTGATATGATCAGCAAACTTTATCATTTTCTCCTTTTGCCAAAAATTTAATGAAATGTATCGCTTGTGCATACTTAATGTAAAACCTGAACTTGTGCATGTGCAGCTTTAGTTTCCTATGTCGTGGTCGTTTTCTGTTTTCTTTCGGTTTCATTTAAGTATTTATCTCTTGAAGGTGAGGTTTTGCTCTGTGGAGACTGTCAGGAAGGAATATTTTACAGAAGCAACACTACCGGCTAAATTTAGGGACTGATGGACAAGAGATATTACTTATTAATACGATTCGAGTTACACCAAGTTTTACTCGATGGCTCATGTCTTCTGCGGGTGAAATGTAGAAACGTAGAGTTTTCTATTTAGCTTCATAATCATAACTTTTGATGGTTATAGAACTTATAGAAACTATTACATGTACATGAGTCCAAACTATTACTCATTCTTGTCTTCTATGCATCAAATTACTATTAGATCTCTTTTCATACTATGGACATCTGTATCCTTAACTAGCAGAGTCATGCCTTTTAGGACTCACTGGATGTTGTAGTTGTTACTTAGATTAGTATAATCTGTGATGATATGTATGTTTCTGATAAGGTTTTAGTAGAAGCTGCGTCAACAAAACTTGTAGTCTCTAAATCGTCTCGTGATTCAGTGAAGAGCATTGCCATTTGCCGGACTGTTTATTGGAGCGTAGAGAAAAAAATTGCAGTACATTGGTGCATTACCAGCAACATCTAGTGTCGTACAGTTAGATTTTACTCTTCATCCTCATAGGAATATACATAGAAGCTGCGTAAACAAAACTTGGAGTCTCTAAATCGTCTCGTGATTCAGTGAAGAGCATTGCCATTTGCCGGACTGTTTATTGGAGCGTAGAGAAAAAAATTGCAGTACATTGGTGCATTACCAGCAACATCTAGTGTCATACAGTTAGATTTTACTCTTCATCCTCATAGGAATATATACACACACACACACAATGCTGATCAGGTAAGGACCTCCGTACCGATTTCTTTATTCAACCCATTTTTCGATCACATTTTCTCATCTTAGTCGTTCAATATCTAGGTATATATGAGTAGATCATCTCTACAAATTTTTAGCCAAATTGATAATTGTTAAGGCATTCAAAACTGTGATTTAGAGTTAAAAGAACGTATGGTTCAGGATGAACAGATTCGGTTTGTTCATTGATTTAATACATTTTCGATATCTTAACGATAACCAAATTTGCTGAAAATTTACAGAGATGATCTAATCATGTATTCTAAATACTGAACGGCTATGACGATAAAATATGATCGGAATGTAGGTCAAATTAAGGAAATCTGTACCTTAACTAAGATTAAGGACGTCCTTATTTGAAAAGGACTGATATATATATATATATATATATATATATATATATATATATATATATACAAGCTTTCTCTGCTACACACGTCCGCATTTATTTTTACGATGCGTATTTCCATTTTAGACTCACTTTTCAATCGAATTTTCACATCTCTACTGTCTAGTCTTTAGATACTAATGTATAGATTATCTTTGCAAAATTTCAACCAATGTGGTTGTAATTAAGGCACTCAAACTCGATTAAACCAAGGAAAAATGTCCATTTAGTACTAATTTAAACCCCTCATTCCCCATTCTAATGACAATTTTTTTTATTAGCCTATTCCAATATAAGGTAACATTTTTTATGTCCAAATACACAAATCTTTACTAAAGTCTTAACAAATCATATTATTTTAAGACTATTTTGCCCTCACCCCTTAAACATGCATAGAGAGAGAGAAAATGGAACAGAGAATACTTGGCCGGAATCTCACCAGACTTCGATCACCGGCCGCCGGATTTCTCTAGTCGTCGGATTCCGGTCACCGGTGACTCGTTATTGACCCCCAATAATCAGTTACTGACCCTCAATAATTGGGTACTGACCCCAATAACTTGGTTACTGACCCCCAATAATCGGGTTTCTGACCCCCAATAATTTAGTTATAGACCCTCAATAATCAGTTACTGACCCCTAATAACTTGGTTACTAACACCTAATAATCAGTTACTGACCCCTAATAACTTGGTTACTAACACCTAATAATTGGTTACTGACCCCCAATAATCAGTTACTGATCTCTAGTAACTTAATTACTAACCTCCAGTGACTCAATTACGAGACAACAATTGAACAATATCACCACTTTACATGCATTTTAAACTAAAACATACATGCAGCGGTGACAGAGCTTCTCCTCCTCCTGAAAATGATTGCCCAGGCCATTTTGAAAGGTACAAAGTATGCACTTATCATAAACTACCTCTATGAAAGCTACAAAGTACGCACTTATTTGCCATGCTTCCCCACAAGGATCTAACTCTCCATGAATCTATACCTCAAGCAGAAGTCCACGTCCACCTTGCAGATTAGAAGCTCCAGCAAGCCCAAACACACTAATAGACTTCATCTTTTAACAATGGAAGTCCACAGTTTTCACATTCATTCAAGCAATACAGAAAAGAGAATCGGTGTGGGACAAAATCCAAACTCACAAGCCTCCCTTCCGATTTCACCTTCACCAATTCACCACACCAAAACCGATTCACCATCACCAATTTACCTGAACGATGATGGATGTCGTCGACGAGAGAGAGAGAGAGAGAGAGAGAGAGAGAGAGAGAGAGAGNNNNNNNNNNNNNNNNNNNNNNNNNNNNNNNNNNNNNNNNNNNNNNNNNNNNNNNNNNNNNNNNNNNNNNNNNNNNNNNNNNNNNNNNNNNNNNNNNNNNNNNNNNNNNNNNNNNNNNNNNNNNNNNNNNNNNNNNNNNNNNNNNNNNNNNNNNNNNNNNNNNNNNNNNNNNNNNNNNNNNNNNNNNNNNNNNNNNNNNNNNNNNNNNNNNNNNNNNNNNNNNNNNNNNNNNNNNNNNNNNNNNNNNNNNNNNNNNNNNNNNNNNNNNNNNNNNNNNNNNNNNNNNNNNNNNNNNNNNNNNNNNNNNNNNNNNNNNNNNNNNNNNNNNNNNNNNNNNNNNNNNNNNNNNNNNNNNNNNNNNNNNNNNNNNNNNNNNNNNNNNNNNNNNNNNNNNNNNNNNNNNNNNNNNNNNNNNNNNNNNNNNNNNNNNNNNNNNNNNNNNNNNNNNNNNNNNNNNNNNNNNNNNNNNNNNNNNNNNNNNNNNNNNNNNNNNNNNNNNNNNNNNNNNNNNNNNNNNNNNNNNNNNNNNNNNNNNNNNNNNNNNNNNNNNNNNNNNNNNNNNNNNNNNNNNNNNNNNNNNNNNNNNNNNNNNNNNNNNNNNNNNNNNNNNNNNNNNNNNNNNNNNNNNNNNNNNNNNNNNNNNNNNNNNNNNNNNNNNNNNNNNNNNNNNNNNNNNNNNNNNNNNNNNNNNNNNNNNNNNNNNNNNNNNNNNNNNNNNNNNNNNNNNNNNNNNNNNNNNNNNNNNNNNNNNNNNNNNNNNNNNNNNNNNNNNNNNNNNNNNNNNNNNNNNNNNNNNNNNNNNNNNNNNNNNNNNNNNNNNNNNNNNNNNNNNNNNNNNNNNNNNNNNNNNNNNNNNNNNNNNNNNNNNNNNNNNNNNNNNNNNNNNNNNNNNNNNNNNNNNNNNNNNNNNNNNNNNNNNNNNNNNNNNNNNNNNNNNNNNNNNNNNNNNNNNNNNNNNNNNNNNNNNNNNNNNNNNNNNNNNNNNNNNNNNNNNNNNNNNNNNTATATATATATATATATATATATATATATATATATATATATATGAATTACAACAAAGAACCTCTATAACATCATAGATTAAGAAAGTCAAAAAAGAAGGCAAAACTTTCATTTTAGCTTCATTATGTTTGATGGTTATAGAAATCATTACATTTCCTTCCAAAGAAAATTACATTTCACTCAAAAGTTTCAAGCTATTGGTCGTTCTCGATCGGTGGCCAGTTTTATTGCATGGTGGAACATTTGGCAAGAGAGAAAGCCATTCTCCCCTGGTCCTATAGGAAGATTTTACAATTTGAGTTTGCGTAACAACCTGGAGTCTCTATGGAATAGCATTACAGATTCATAAAGATTTCATGTTCATCAAAAGTAAAAGACCAGTTTTTCATGTTACTAAAGTATTAAGATATTTTCAGCTGTAATCCTTGGATTCTTGTAGAATATCATGTAACAAACAAATACATAAGCATGTAAAATTTATTGCATGTCGAGTTTCGAATGATTAACTACAACTTAAAACTGTGATCATGTATCATATGAGTTGTATGCAAGCAAGCAACAATTTTTGTGAAACAATATGTCAATATATATATGTACATGATTGAACAGGAGATATATAGTTCACATTCTCCTAGAGTCACTCTCAAAATTATTATTTTTTTGGTAAGGGACATTTTTGTAAAGAACTGTTTTAAATTTTATATGGTGAGAAGCCCAGAACAATATCAAATCTAAAAAACTTAGCAAAAGGAAATACTCATCCTATAAACAACCAAGTACAAGAAATAAAACATAAAAGTTGTATTTGAGATACTAGAGGAAACTAATAAAAATTAAAGTAAAGTCATAGCACGTATCCTTAGCGAAAGCCTTTAAACAAGAAAGGCAACACAAGAGATGTTGTCTGAGTTAGTAGGATTTATTTGTAGACTCTGTTACTCATGATCTGTATTTTTGGATTTTCCTCAGTTGCCTGTCTGTATTTTCCTCCGTATTTTGATTTCATTTGTTAGTATTTGTCATCGATTTCGTTATCAATTCCATAGCGGTTGGTGTCTTATCTCATAGTCCAAGTTCAATGTTTTCCCTTTTTATCCATCCTCAAAATA of the Fragaria vesca subsp. vesca linkage group LG6, FraVesHawaii_1.0, whole genome shotgun sequence genome contains:
- the LOC101297943 gene encoding F-box/kelch-repeat protein SKIP6-like yields the protein MSTTSTTEATATASASESELIPSLPYDVASNCLARIPRHYHPTLSVLSKPIRSLLSSPFFFTTRSLLNSAQHLLYLSLRSSDHCSTWFALYQNPNPQSDAARLLVPIPPVPIPSVGAAYAVVGSSIYVLGGSVNDAPSNNVWILDCRFNTWRAGPPMRVSREFAAAGVVDGRVYVIGGCVTDSWTRSEYWAEALDPGTGRWEAVASPVEVRGKWMHASAVIGGRVYALADRGGVVYDPKTRVWEGVEKRMDMGWRGRACVVHGMLYCYDYLGKIRGFDAKNRVWKELKGVEKKLPKFLCGATMANMGENLVVLWETKANGKEMEIWCAEIEVKENGDGELWGRIDWSQKLLSVPKHSNIVQCSAVDV